The nucleotide window AAAGATGCCGCTCAGCAGGTGAAATACACCCGCAACGAGGAGCTGCTTCACGCCCAGGCCGGCGCCAAGATCATCAACACGCTGCGCAAGGAATACCCGGACCTCTTCGACGAGGAGATGGAACGCAAGATCAAGCACGAATGCCACGTCGCGTTCGGCGCTGAATGCGAGCTGATCAATTGGATGGTCGGTGATTTCCAAGGTGAAAAGCTCAATGCGGAGCTTCTCAAGGGTTACGTCGCGCAGCGCTTCAACGAGAGCCTCGAAATGGTCGGCTATGTGCCGGTGTTTCATGTCGAGGCGTCTGTCCTGGAAGCGACCTTCTGGATGACAGAGGGGCTCTATGCTCCGTCCAAGGTCGATTTCTTCCACTCCGAGCCAACCGAATACGCCCAGGCTGAAGCCGCGGACGACGAATTTTAACGAGGAAACATCACATGCGAATTGATTATGCCTGGCTGAACCAGGTGTCTCTTATCACGCTCTCGCGCGGCTATCTGCGCGAGGGCATTGCGCCTGAAAACCTGAAAGACGAGGCGATCAAGCGCGTAAACGCCATCGTTGATCGCGCCGAAGAAATCCTTGGCTTCGAGCTGCCGACGCTGCGATACGGCATCAAACGCGGTTGGGTATCACCCGCCTCCCCGATCTGGTCGAACTTTGGCGCCGGTCGCGGTCTGCCGATTAGCTGCAACGGCAGCTTCATGGACGACAACATGGATTCGATCCTCTTCAAGAATGCCGAGATCGGCATGATGACAAAGGAAGGCGCCGGCACGTCGGTCTACATGGGCAAACTGCGTGCATTCGGCAAGCCGATCTCCGGTGGCGGGCGCTCGGAAGGCCCAACTCACTTTGCCCGTCTGCCGCAGGAGCAGGTCACGGTCGTTTCGCAGGGCAACACCCGGCGCGGCAACGCTGCCGTCTACATCGATATTGAGCACGAAGACGCCGATCGTTGGATGGATATGCGCTCGATCTCCGGTGGCGTGCATCACCCGATCCAGCATCTGTCGTTTGGCGTGGTCATCGGTGATGACTGGATGAACGCTATGCTGGCGGAAGAAAAGGGCGGCCCGAAGCGCAAGCTGATGGCGAAGATCCGTAATAAGCGCCGCGAGACCGGCTTCCCCTACATCGTGTTCCGCGACAATGCCAACAACGCCCGGCCGGAAGTTCTCAAGCGCCTTGGTTTGATGATCTACGCGTCGAACCTCTGCACCGAGATTATGCTGCCATCCGGTCCGGATGAAAGCTTCGTCTGCGATCTGTCGTCCGTCAATCTGCTCTACTATGATGAGTGGAAGGGCACGCCGTTCGTCCGCGAAATGATCTACCTGCTCGATGCTGTGATGACCGAATATATCGACAAGATCGAAGGCGTGCGCCTGCTCGCCGATGCGCGTCGGTTTGCTGTGCGCTGGCGTGCGGTCGGCCTCGGCGTTCTCGGCTGGCATTCGTATCTGCAGTCGAAAATGATCGACATTGAGAGCGACGAAGCCCGCGCTCTCAACATCGAAATCAGCCACTATGTCGCTGTTGAGTCGCACGCCGCATCCCGCGAGCTTGCGGAGCTCCTTGGTGAGCCGGAAGGCCTGAAGGGCACCGGCTATCGTAACCTCACGGTCAATGCGATCGCGCCGACCACCTCGTCTTCGATCATCTGCGGCCAGGTCTCGCAGCAACGCGAGCCGTGGACGGCGAACATTTTCGAGAACGATAATGCCAAGGGTGTCTTCACCCAACGCAACGAGTTCCTCGAAAAGCTTCTCGAGGAGAAAGGTCACAATACCCAGGAAGTGTGGCTGTCGATCCTGCAGAACGCCGGCTCAGTTCAACATCTCGATATCCTGACGTCGCACGAGCGCGACGTGTTCAAGACCTTCGCAGAAATCGACCAGGCGGAACTTATCCGACAAACGGCCGACTGCCAGAAGTTCATCGACCAGGGCATCAGCCACAACATCATCTTGCCACCCGAAGCGACGATGAAGGAAGACGTCGATCTGATCGTGTTGGCGTGGCGATCGGGGCTGAAGTCACTCTATTACCGCAAGGGCCTCAACAAAGCGCAGGAACTCGCTCGACAGAACGCTTCTTGCGTGGCGTGCGAAGCGTAAGTTGGGAGATAGATCATAATGGGCATCCATCTCCTGATCCGTTCCAAGCCGCATTGCGCCTATTGTGTGAGGACCAAGGCGCTGCTCGAGCGTAAGGGATTGGCGTTCACCGCTGAAGATCATGAAACGCCAGAAAAGGTCGAGGCGTTTAAGAATGCCGGTCACCGCTCTTTTCCGCGCGTGTTTATTGACGGCGAGATGATCGGCGGGTTTGAAGACCTGGAAAAGCATCTCTCACGGGAAGATGACGAATTTTAAGGTCGTCAGAGAGGGACTAGGGCTGAGTTTCGGCCCTAGTCCTTCTGCATGAATTGAGCAAACTTTTCGAACGGCATCATCGAGAGCTTGGTGAGCAGGGCAACTGCGACCATCAGATTGAGCCGAACAGCAATCCACTTGGCATGACGCTTCTCGCCATTGGCAAGCGCCTCCGTATACTCTTCACGAGCATCGATAATCATCTGCCCGATAACACGCTCATACATTTTCTTTGGCAAAACAAAGCGCATGATACCGGAAAGCGTGTAGCCGGGCGGTCTGTGAATCTTCCTTTTCTTCTTGCTAACACCCAAATTGGCAGCTTCAATTGCCAACGCTACCTCAAGACCGGGAAGTTCAATTTTACTCGTCGCATCGGCATATTTGATATTCATCGCCTCATACAATGAAATTGCCTCAACCACGTCTTTGCCCGTTTTTATTTTGTTCAAATCGAACGAGTGTATAGGGACAAGTTTTGCCTCGATGATGCTCGACCAGTCTTTTACGTCACTCAGGTCAATAAAAGGAATTTTCCCGTCAAATTCGTCTTTCATGCAAGTGCTCCCGAAAATCCGGTGAATGCGTTTTGAGCCGCACGAGCCGCGCTATGAGCGCGCTGTCCCTCGCCGGTGAGATAGTAGCGTCTGCGCGCCATGCCCGATTCCCCAGGCACCTGCTCAGCCTCAGACCGAAGCCAGTTTTTGTCTTCCAGGCGGCCCAGATGCACGTAGATCGTGGCCCGCTTGAGTTTCGTGGATGCTTTCACCATTTCCAATCCATACATTCCGTTGTTGCCGACAAGCAGGTCGAGAATCTCGAACTGAATGTCAGGGACGTTGAGGTTGAAGGTCATGCTTGCTCCGGGTTTTGCGGGTTTATTCATTGGTTAGAGTCAGTCTTACCTCGTGTAAGTGTCAGTCTTACACCCTGTAAGACTGAAAGACAACCCACTCATATTTTGATTTTCTCGCTTGCGTCCCATCGCTGCGCTTGTTAGTAAGTAAACATTGATTGATTACATCAAGCGCAGAAACACAAACAGCGAGGTGCGAATGAAGCAGTAAGTGACCGTCGGATCCAGTCCAAATTGATTGAACAAAGACGAGCCGGGATC belongs to Pararhizobium qamdonense and includes:
- a CDS encoding ribonucleoside-diphosphate reductase subunit alpha, producing MRIDYAWLNQVSLITLSRGYLREGIAPENLKDEAIKRVNAIVDRAEEILGFELPTLRYGIKRGWVSPASPIWSNFGAGRGLPISCNGSFMDDNMDSILFKNAEIGMMTKEGAGTSVYMGKLRAFGKPISGGGRSEGPTHFARLPQEQVTVVSQGNTRRGNAAVYIDIEHEDADRWMDMRSISGGVHHPIQHLSFGVVIGDDWMNAMLAEEKGGPKRKLMAKIRNKRRETGFPYIVFRDNANNARPEVLKRLGLMIYASNLCTEIMLPSGPDESFVCDLSSVNLLYYDEWKGTPFVREMIYLLDAVMTEYIDKIEGVRLLADARRFAVRWRAVGLGVLGWHSYLQSKMIDIESDEARALNIEISHYVAVESHAASRELAELLGEPEGLKGTGYRNLTVNAIAPTTSSSIICGQVSQQREPWTANIFENDNAKGVFTQRNEFLEKLLEEKGHNTQEVWLSILQNAGSVQHLDILTSHERDVFKTFAEIDQAELIRQTADCQKFIDQGISHNIILPPEATMKEDVDLIVLAWRSGLKSLYYRKGLNKAQELARQNASCVACEA
- a CDS encoding glutaredoxin domain-containing protein, translated to MGIHLLIRSKPHCAYCVRTKALLERKGLAFTAEDHETPEKVEAFKNAGHRSFPRVFIDGEMIGGFEDLEKHLSREDDEF
- a CDS encoding PadR family transcriptional regulator; translated protein: MTFNLNVPDIQFEILDLLVGNNGMYGLEMVKASTKLKRATIYVHLGRLEDKNWLRSEAEQVPGESGMARRRYYLTGEGQRAHSAARAAQNAFTGFSGALA